Sequence from the Halomarina litorea genome:
GCGAGGACACGCACCAGCGCACGGTCCCGAACGGGCGTCCCCGCGTCGAGGCCCCGCTCCGAGATGGCTTCGCTCGCCCGTTCGTCGACGTATCGGGTGAGGGCCCGCCGCTGATCGCGGCTCCAGAACTGCTGGTCCGTGCGGTCGCTGTCGGCGTCCTGCGGGAGTTCCTCGCGGGCCCGGTCGGCCAGCGCGGGGTTCGTCGGAAGGACGCCGTCGCGGACGGCGTACGAGAGACACCCCGAGACGTACGCGTAGTAGGTCCGGGCCGTCGAGGCGGCGATGCCCTCCTCGCCTCGCGTCCGACGTGCGAGGTGCATTGCGTACCGGGCCATGACCCGTCGGCCCTCCTCGGAGAGGTCGACGAGAGTGTACTCTCGCCCGTCCATCCACTCGAGCCAGCGCGTCAGTTCGGAGGCGGCGCTGGCGCGGTAGGTCCCGGTCGCCTCGCCCGACGCCGTCGCGCCGCGACTCTTCGAGTCGAGATACCGCGAGACGAGGTCGGAGAGGGCGTCCGGGTCGGTGCCGTCGGTCATGGCGTCGACCGAGGACGGACGTGTACTTCAATCTACTTGGTTGTATCGACCGCACGGCTGTGGGGACTGCCGATGGCGGAGCATCCACGCCGATACACCGTATGTCGATATATCTGGGGGTGGTGTCCGCGTACCGCTGCGCCGCGTGTCTTAGACGGCCTGCCCTCTCCGTCGCGTACGGGAACGTCGCGCTCGGACCCGTCGAAACGGACGGGGAGGCGCGCGAGGCCCCCGTTCGTCGGGCGTTCGTCTCGAGAGAACTCGGCCGTCATCACCGACCGGATAACACCCCTATGCCTGTAATGTGGCGACGAGTGGGCAGGCCGGTCGTTTGATATATCCGAACAACTAAACGGGTGGCAAGTGATGTCACCTCATGGCTCCGAGACAGGACGGATCGCCGCGGACGTTGAAGACGGTCGAACGGTGTGCCCGCATCCTCGACGTCCTCGAAGCGCTCGACGGCGCCGGCGTGACCGAGGTCGCGTCCCATTTGGACATCTCGAAAAGCACCACGTACCAGTACCTCGCCACCCTCCGGCAGCAACACCTGGTCGTCAAGAAGGGCGACCGGTACGAACTCGGCCTGCAGTTCCTCCTCACGGGGGAGTACGTCCGGAACCGGAACCGGCTGTACCGGTACGGCAAGGAGGAAGTCGAGACGCTCGCCGAGTCGACCGGCGAGTACGCGAACCTGTTCACCGAACAGCACGGCATGGGCATCAACCTGTACAAGGTCCGGGGGAGCGATGCCGTCGGGAGTGGGTACCAGACCGAGAAACTCCAGCGCCCCGACCACCTCCACTGCACCGCGACGGGAAAGGCGATTCTCGCGCACCTCCCCGAGGAACGCGTCGACGAGATCGTCGACCAGCACGGCCTCCCCGCTCAGACGGTCAACACCATCACCGACCGCGCCGAACTCAAAGCGGAACTCGACGTCGTCCGTGACCGGGGGTTCGCGTACAACGACGAGGAGGAAGTCGAGGGACTCAGAGCCGTCGGTGCCGCCGTCATCGACCGAAACGAGAACGTCCTCGGGTCGCTGAGCGTCGCCGGCCCGACGAGTCGCCTGAAGGGCAAACAGTTCGAGGACGAACTCCCAGAGGCGGTCCTGAGCGCGGCGAACCTCATCGAGGTGAACGTCAACATGGCTACGCACGGCGACGACCCGACCGGCAGGGGTTGATTCGCTCCGTCCCGAGGGACACCGCTGTCGACGAGTCGGACAGGCCGCCACGTCCGAGCGTGTTCGAAGATATCGAACGACCGGCTGCCGGTGGGCTGGCGGGAGGCGGGTCAACGGCGTGGGGACGACTCCGACCGCCGCACCGGCGGTGATGCGAGTTGTTAAGTGGCACGTGGGCGAGGCGGGGATGGGATGAACGTACGTACCATCGAGGACCTCAACGGTCTCGACGACGACGCCTTCGTGGACGAACTGGGCGGCGTGTACGAACACTCGCCGTGGGTGGCCGAGCGCGCCACGTCGGCGCGACCGTTCGACACCGTCTCCGACCTCCACACGGCGATGGCGCGGGTCGTCCGCGAGGCCGGCGAGGCGAAACAGTTCGATCTCCTGCGAGCCCACCCGGACCTCGGCGAGCAGACGGCGCTGACCGACGCCTCGGAGGCAGAACAGGCGTCGGCCGGGCTGGACGAACTCGGCCCCGAGCAGTACGAGGCGTTTCAACGACTGAACGAGCGGTACAAACGGCGATTCGAGTTCCCGTTCATCATGGCCGTCGAGGGGGCGTCGCCCGACGAGATACAGGCGGCGATGGAGGCGCGCGTCGACAACGACCAGTCGACCGAGTTCCGAACCGCGCTGGAAGAGGTCGAAGAAATCGCCCGTCTCCGGCTCGACGACCGGTTTCGCGGGTCGGTGGACTCGTAGCCCCGCCGAACGGTCGGACGCGCGTCCTCCGGGCTGAGAGCCACCGATACAGCGGCGGTCGCGTCGCGATGTCGCGGCCGTTCGCCCGCGAGCGGCCGCACCCCCCCGCGCAGTTCCCTCTGCGGGTCCCGGTGCAATCGCCAGCCGGCGGCCACGCGGGCCGCATCGAGGCAAACTATTTTGTACCGGCGACGGAATCCCTAACTGGACGATGAGACCACATAGCATGCGGAGTGTGAGCCGATGAACCCGAAGACACTCGACGTCCGCCGACCGCTCGGGGGGGAGCCGATATGACCGAGCACGGGTCCGCCGGCGAGCGGACGATGAACTACGGGAAAGAGCACGTCAACGTCTATCGGACGTACGCGACCCCGCTGGAGGGCGTCCGCGAGATACCCGAGTCGGCGTTCGACGGCAAGCCGAACACGCTCTTCGGGATGGAGGTGCGCGCCCAGGTCGAAGGCGAGGAGTTCCTCCCCTCCTTCCGCGACGGGGACAACACGAAGGTGGTGGCGACGGACTCGATGAAGAACTTCATCCTCCACCACGCCGGCGACTACGACGGCGCGACCATCGAGGGCTTCCTCCACTACGTCGGCGGGGCGTTCCTCCGGACCTACGACCAGATGGAGTCGGTCCGCATGTCGGCCGACGAACTCGCGTTCGACGAGCGCCCCGTGCCCGACGGTGACGGCGGCTTCGAGCCGAGCGACCTCGTCTTCCGCGTCTCCGACGACGAGTCCGCCTTCGGGGAGTTCTACCTCTCCCGGGAGGACGGCGACGTCGTCGTCGAGGAGCAACGGAGCGGCGTCACCGGCCTCGAACTCGTGAAGGTCAAGGACAACTCCTTCGTCGGCTACGTGCACGACGAGTACACCACCCTGCCGGAACGGGAGAACCGGACGCTGTACATCAGCCTCGACATCTTCTGGCGGTACGACGAACCCGAGGCGGCGCTGGGCGAGGACCCCACCGAGTACGTGCCGGCAGAGCAGGTCCGGGACATCGCGCAGGTGGTCTTCCACGAGCAGGACGTCAACTCGATTCAGGACCTCATCTACCAGGTCGGACTCCGGGTGCTCGAGCGCTTCCCGCAGCTGTCGGAAGTGAGCTTCGAGGCCAACAACCGCACGTGGCTGAAGGTCCGCGACGACATGGAGGGCGACGCGAAGGTGCTGCGCGAACCGCCGCGGCCGACCGGCTTCCAGCAGTTCTCGATGGACCGGAGCGACCTCGACGAGGCCGCGGAACGATGAGCGCCGGCCTGACCACGCACGTCCTCGACACGAGCCGCGAGGGGCCGGCCGAGGGCGTCGAGGTGACGCTCTATCGGCTCGAGGACGACCAGCGCGAGCAGGTCACCGCGGCGACGACGAACCACGACGGCCGCGTCGACGAGCCGTTGCTCGACGCCGACGAGATAGAGGCCGGCACCTTCGAACTCGTCTTCGACGTGGGCACCTACTACCGCGAGGGCCCCACCGAGTCGTCGTTCCTCGACGAGGTGCCGGTACGGTTCCTGATCGACGACCCGACCGAGCACTACCACGTCCCGCTGCTCCTCTCGCAGGGTGGGTACACGACCTACCGCGGGAGCTAGAGCGCGGCCGCACCCCCGACTTCTCCGACACCGCGCGACGACAGCCCCGGCGAGAGGTATCGACGGTCCCGACGCCGCGCGACGACCGTCGCGCGCCCGAGACGGTTCCTCGCCGGACCGGCCCCTCCGGCACGCCGCGCCGCGCGGCGGTTACGCCTCCGCCAGCCGCTGGAGGCCCGCGGTCAGGACCCGCGTGGCCGTCGTACAACTGCTCCACTCCGTCCACTCGCGGGGGCTGTGCGAGAACCCACCTCTGGACGGCGCGAACAGCAGTCCGGTGTCGGTGACGTCCGCGACGTGCATCGTGTCGTGGCCGGCGCCGGAGTGCAGCGACTGCGAGGAGGCGTCGACCGTCGCGGCGGCCTGTTCGAGGGCCGCGATACACCGGTCGCTCATCCGACTCGGCGCGATGTCGTACGGTCGCTCGAAGCTCACCTCGACCCCCCGCTCGGTCTCCAGCCCTGCGAGGCAGTCCCGGATCCGTTCGACGACGCGCTCCATCGACGCGTACTGGACGTCGCGGACGTCGATGCCGAGCTCCACCCGTCCCGGCACGACGTTGATGGCGTTCGGCGAGACGTCGAGTTTCCCGACCGTCCCGACGACAGCGCCGCCGCGTTCGTCGAGGACGTCGTTCGCCGCCGCCTCCACCTCGAGGACGAGTTCGCTCGCAGCGGCCAGCGCGTCCGTCCGCGCGTCCATCGCCGTCGACCCCGAGTGGTTCGCCTCGCCCACCACGTCGACCTCGCAGCGAATCGTCCCCGTAATCGCGGAGACGATGCCGACGGCGGCGTTCGCGTCCTGCAGTCGCTCGCCCTGTTCGACGTGGAGTTCGAGCCACGAGTCCCACTCGCTCGCGTCGAGTCGCCCGGTGCCGCGAAACCCGATGTCGGTCAGCGCCGCCTCGAGCGTCACGCCCTCGCCGTCTTCGAGCGCGAGTGCGTCCTCGACCGTCCGGTTTCCGCTGGCGACCGACGAGCCGAGGACGCCGTTGGAGAACCGCCCGCCCTCCTCCTCGGTGAAGCAGACGACCTCTATCGGCCGTGCGAGGTCACGGCCGGCGTCCTGGAGTGCCCTGACGGCTTCCAGCGCGCTGTAGACCCCCAGGACGCCGTCGAAGATGCCGCCCTCGGGGACGGAGTCGAGGTGGCTGCCACACGCGACGGCGGGCGCGGTGGGGTCGGCGCCACCGGACACCCAGCGCCCGACGATGTTCCCGACCGCGTCGATTCGGACGTCGAGGCCGGCCGCATCGAGTCGGTCGAGCAGGTACTGTCGCGCCCCCCGGTTCGCGTCCGTGCCGGTCAGCACCGTCCGACCCCATCCCTGGTCCGTCGAGATGGCACCGTACTCCGCGTTCGTCGTGATGTCGTCGCGGAGACGCTCCTCGCTCACCGCTCGGTAGGCATGCTCCGTGGTACTCATTGTCCACGAGTTACAGCCCCCCGGATTTGAAGATACCGGCGTCCTGCTAGCGTCGAACCGAGGCGGTAGTTCACCCGGGACCCGTCTACCGACCCCTCACCGCTCTCGGATGACGATATCCTTCGCGCCGGTCTGGAGGGTCTCCTCCTCTATCTCGGCGAGTTCCTCGCGCGAGGCGTCGAGCGTCGCCACGTGGTTGCCGGCGAGTTCACCCGCGGGACTCTTGAAGCACGTCGGCCCGCAGGGGACGAGAATCTCCTGTTCGTTCCGGTACCCCGGGTAGAGCAGGATGTCGCCCCGCGAGGGGTAGACGGTGTGGTTCTCGCGTGGAATCTCCGGGAGGTCTATCTCGTCGATGTTGACCCACGTCGCGTGCCCACTCCAGCGGACGTGCATCAACTCCGATTCGAGCGGCAGGAAGTCGCGAAGCGCCTCGACCGACTCCGGCGCCTCGTCTTCGAGCAGGTCCGCCACGTACACGTCTCCCTCGATGTCGAACTCTAGTTGCGTCACGGCACGACCAACTGGTGAGTGGAAAATAAAGGTTCTGTCGGGAATCCGCCCCCGTCGTCCGGGGCCGGACTCGGGCGTCGAGGGACTACGGCGTCCAGTCCGGACGCTCGCGTTCGACGAACTCGCCGTGGCCGGGATCGCAGACGATTTCGCCGTCGTCCGCGACGACGACGCCGCGGACGAGGGTCGTCTCGACCTTTCCCCGGACCGTCCGCCCCTCGTAGATGGAGTAGTCCGCCTTCGAGGCGTTGTCCGCGGCCGTTATCGTCTCCTCGGCGTTCGGGTCGAAGATGACGATGTCCGCGTCGGTCCCCGGGTCGAGCGTCCCCTTCTCCGGGAGGCCGAACGTGGCCGCCGGGTTTCGGCTCATGACTCTCGTGAGGAACTCGTAGGACAGTCCCCGTTCGTTCACCGCCTCGTCGTGGAACACAGGGAGGC
This genomic interval carries:
- a CDS encoding IclR family transcriptional regulator, whose protein sequence is MAPRQDGSPRTLKTVERCARILDVLEALDGAGVTEVASHLDISKSTTYQYLATLRQQHLVVKKGDRYELGLQFLLTGEYVRNRNRLYRYGKEEVETLAESTGEYANLFTEQHGMGINLYKVRGSDAVGSGYQTEKLQRPDHLHCTATGKAILAHLPEERVDEIVDQHGLPAQTVNTITDRAELKAELDVVRDRGFAYNDEEEVEGLRAVGAAVIDRNENVLGSLSVAGPTSRLKGKQFEDELPEAVLSAANLIEVNVNMATHGDDPTGRG
- the uraD gene encoding 2-oxo-4-hydroxy-4-carboxy-5-ureidoimidazoline decarboxylase, with amino-acid sequence MNVRTIEDLNGLDDDAFVDELGGVYEHSPWVAERATSARPFDTVSDLHTAMARVVREAGEAKQFDLLRAHPDLGEQTALTDASEAEQASAGLDELGPEQYEAFQRLNERYKRRFEFPFIMAVEGASPDEIQAAMEARVDNDQSTEFRTALEEVEEIARLRLDDRFRGSVDS
- the pucL gene encoding factor-independent urate hydroxylase; the encoded protein is MTEHGSAGERTMNYGKEHVNVYRTYATPLEGVREIPESAFDGKPNTLFGMEVRAQVEGEEFLPSFRDGDNTKVVATDSMKNFILHHAGDYDGATIEGFLHYVGGAFLRTYDQMESVRMSADELAFDERPVPDGDGGFEPSDLVFRVSDDESAFGEFYLSREDGDVVVEEQRSGVTGLELVKVKDNSFVGYVHDEYTTLPERENRTLYISLDIFWRYDEPEAALGEDPTEYVPAEQVRDIAQVVFHEQDVNSIQDLIYQVGLRVLERFPQLSEVSFEANNRTWLKVRDDMEGDAKVLREPPRPTGFQQFSMDRSDLDEAAER
- the uraH gene encoding hydroxyisourate hydrolase, producing MSAGLTTHVLDTSREGPAEGVEVTLYRLEDDQREQVTAATTNHDGRVDEPLLDADEIEAGTFELVFDVGTYYREGPTESSFLDEVPVRFLIDDPTEHYHVPLLLSQGGYTTYRGS
- a CDS encoding Zn-dependent hydrolase — encoded protein: MSTTEHAYRAVSEERLRDDITTNAEYGAISTDQGWGRTVLTGTDANRGARQYLLDRLDAAGLDVRIDAVGNIVGRWVSGGADPTAPAVACGSHLDSVPEGGIFDGVLGVYSALEAVRALQDAGRDLARPIEVVCFTEEEGGRFSNGVLGSSVASGNRTVEDALALEDGEGVTLEAALTDIGFRGTGRLDASEWDSWLELHVEQGERLQDANAAVGIVSAITGTIRCEVDVVGEANHSGSTAMDARTDALAAASELVLEVEAAANDVLDERGGAVVGTVGKLDVSPNAINVVPGRVELGIDVRDVQYASMERVVERIRDCLAGLETERGVEVSFERPYDIAPSRMSDRCIAALEQAAATVDASSQSLHSGAGHDTMHVADVTDTGLLFAPSRGGFSHSPREWTEWSSCTTATRVLTAGLQRLAEA
- a CDS encoding DUF3830 family protein — protein: MTQLEFDIEGDVYVADLLEDEAPESVEALRDFLPLESELMHVRWSGHATWVNIDEIDLPEIPRENHTVYPSRGDILLYPGYRNEQEILVPCGPTCFKSPAGELAGNHVATLDASREELAEIEEETLQTGAKDIVIRER